From a region of the Balaenoptera ricei isolate mBalRic1 chromosome 11, mBalRic1.hap2, whole genome shotgun sequence genome:
- the TADA3 gene encoding transcriptional adapter 3, with translation MSELKDCPLQFHDFKSVDHLKVCPRYTAVLARSEDDGIGIEELDTLQLELETLLSSASRRLRVLEAETQILTDWQDKKGDRRFLKLGRDHELGAPPKHGKPKKQKLEGKAGHGPGPGPGRPKSKNLQPKIQEYEFTDDPIDVPRIPKNDAPNRFWASVEPYCADITSEEVRTLEELLKPPEDEAEHYKIPPLGKHYSQRWAQEDLLEEQKDGARAAAVADKKKGLMGPLTELDTKDVDALLKKSEAQHEQPEDGCPFGALTQRLLQALVEENIISPMEDSPIPDMSGKESGADGASTSPRNQNKPFSVPHTKSLESRIKEELIAQGLLESEDRPAEDSEDEVLAELRKRQAELKALSAHNRTKKHDLLRLAKEEVSRQELRQRVRMADNEVMDAFRKIMAARQKKRTPTKKEKDQAWKTLKERESILKLLDG, from the exons ATGAGTGAGCTGAAGGACTGCCCCTTGCAGTTCCACGACTTCAAGTCTGTGGACCACCTGAAGGTCTGTCCCCGCTACACCGCAGTGTTGGCCCGCTCTGAGGATGATGGCATCGGTATCGAGGAGCTGGACACTCTGCAGCTGGAGCTTGAGACCCTGCTTTCTTCTGCCAGCCGACGCTTGCGGGTGCTTGAGGCCGAAACCCAG ATCCTCACCGACTGGCAGGATAAGAAAGGTGACCGACGATTCCTGAAGCTGGGTCGAGACCATGAGCTTGGTGCTCCCCCCAAACATGGGAAGCCCAAGAAGCAGAAACTGGAAGGGAAGGCGGGACATGGGCCGGGCCCTGGCCCTGGGCGACCCAAATCCAAAAACCTTCAGCCCAAGATCCAGGAATATGAATTCACTGATGACCCAATCGACGTGCCACGTATCCCCAAGAATGACGCCCCCAACAG aTTCTGGGCTTCGGTGGAGCCCTACTGTGCCGATATCACCAGTGAGGAGGTGCGCACGCTAGAGGAGCTACTGAAACCCCCAGAAGATGAGGCTGAACATTACAAG ATCCCGCCCCTGGGGAAGCACTACTCCCAGCGCTGGGCACAGGAGGACCTGCTGGAGGAGCAGAAGGACGGGGCCCGGGCAGCAGCCGTGGCTGACAAGAAGAAAGGCCTCATGGGGCCACTGACTGAACTGGACACGAAAG ATGTGGATGCCCTGCTGAAGAAGTCTGAGGCCCAGCACGAGCAGCCGGAAGACGGGTGCCCCTTTGGTGCCCTGACGCAGCGACTCCTGCAGGCCTTGGTGGAG GAAAATATTATTTCCCCCATGGAGGACTCTCCTATCCCGGACATGTCTGGAAAAGAATCGGGGGCTGATGGGGCAAGCACCTCTCCCCGCAATCAGAACAAACCCTTCAG TGTGCCGCATACCAAGTCCCTGGAGAGCCGCATCAAGGAGGAGCTGATCGCCCAGGGCCTGCTGGAATCTGAGGACCGCCCTGCAGAGGACTCGGAGGACGAAGTTCTGGCGGAGCTGCGCAAACGGCAGGCCGAGCTGAAAGCGCTCAGTGCCCACAACCGCACCAAGAAGCACGACCTGCTGAG GCTGGCAAAGGAGGAGGTGAGTCGGCAGGAGCTGAGGCAGCGGGTCCGCATGGCAGACAACGAGGTCATGGACGCCTTCCGCAAGATCATGGCTGCCCGGCAGAAGAAGCGGACGCCCACCAAGAAGGAGAAGGACCAGGCCTGGAAGACTCTGAAGGAGCGTGAGAGCATCCTAAAGCTGCTGGACGGGTAG